The genome window AAGCTCCGGCCGCTGCACCGCAAACTGCTCCGGCACAAGCTGCTGCAGCTACGACTGGTTCTTCGGTTGCTAAACTGGATCAGCCTGCTTCAGGTCGCTTCTATTCTCCGCTGGTGCTTAACATTGCCCGCGAAGAAGGCATTTCGATGCAGGAACTGGAGTATATACCAGGTACAGGTAAAGAAGGTCGTGTGTCTAAAAAAGATATCATGACTTACCTCGAAAGCCGCACAGGTGCTCCTGCGCAGGCTGCTGCTCCGCAGGCCCAGCCACAGGCACAAGCTGTTCAGGCTCCGGCCGCTGCCGCTGCTCCTGTTGCTCAGCCACAGGCTGCTGCACCACAGGTTAAACCCGCTGCATCTTATGGTGGTAATGTCGAGATCATCGAGATGGACCGTATGCGTAAGATGATTGCTGACCGCATGGTGGATAGCAAGCGTATTTCTCCGCACGTTACCTCGTTTGTAGAAGCTGATGTAACCAACATCGTGAACTGGAGAAACAAGTGGAAAGATGCGTATAAGAAGCGCGAAGGTGAGAATCTTACCTTCACTCCTATCTTCATCGATGCAATTGCAAAAGCCATTAAAGATTTCCCGATGATCAACGTGTCTGTTGATGGTGGTACTATTATCCGTCACAAAGACATCAACATTGGTATGGCCGTAGCGTTGCCTTCTGGTAACCTAATAGTTCCGAACATCAAGAATGCAGACCAGCTGAACCTGAACGGGTTAACCAAAAAGGTAAATGACCTGGCAAAC of Pontibacter deserti contains these proteins:
- a CDS encoding dihydrolipoamide acetyltransferase family protein — protein: MALVEMVMPKMGESIMEGTVLKWLKNVGDTIEQDESVLEVATDKVDTEVPAIQGGILKEILVKEGDVVAVGAPIAIISTNGEDTAAPAAPAAEAPAAAPQTAPAQAAAATTGSSVAKLDQPASGRFYSPLVLNIAREEGISMQELEYIPGTGKEGRVSKKDIMTYLESRTGAPAQAAAPQAQPQAQAVQAPAAAAAPVAQPQAAAPQVKPAASYGGNVEIIEMDRMRKMIADRMVDSKRISPHVTSFVEADVTNIVNWRNKWKDAYKKREGENLTFTPIFIDAIAKAIKDFPMINVSVDGGTIIRHKDINIGMAVALPSGNLIVPNIKNADQLNLNGLTKKVNDLANRGRMNKLTPDDLAGGTYTVSNVGSFGNVMGTPIIMQPQVAIMAVGAIKKKPAVIETPEGDLIGIRHFMYLSHSYDHRVVDGSLGGMFVRRVADYLENFDVNTTI